The following are encoded in a window of bacterium genomic DNA:
- the aroB gene encoding 3-dehydroquinate synthase produces MKTKAASTKKITVPLGQRSYPITISDKISTSFVPQKKSVEKTIVITNETLAFLYQKKLSRVFSVRWIVIPDGESHKTFSTLEHIVTQLIDFRADRQTQILAFGGGVIGDIAGLAAATFMRGIPYVQVPTSLLAMVDSAVGGKVAVNHPLGKNMIGAFYQPRSVHIATDFLKTLPDREMRCGLAEIIKYGIALDAKFFDWLENNQDLVLTRQPEAVSFCIHRACSIKAAVVASDEKDTGRRMILNFGHTFAHAIERVSGYEPIKHGEAVFLGMVAALCISLRLKKLSGANFDRMMGVLLPHVDDIFSRSEVKKSWLALDKKDVLNALYHDKKVSQNQIQWIMSTAVGKTEIVSGIHKKHTEEAFDFLNYIIHETLA; encoded by the coding sequence ATGAAAACAAAAGCGGCCTCAACAAAAAAAATAACCGTTCCCCTCGGCCAACGAAGCTATCCCATTACCATTTCCGATAAAATCAGTACGTCCTTCGTACCACAAAAAAAATCCGTAGAAAAAACCATCGTCATCACCAATGAAACACTCGCTTTTTTGTATCAAAAAAAATTGAGTCGTGTTTTTTCGGTCCGCTGGATAGTTATACCGGACGGTGAATCCCATAAAACATTTTCTACACTCGAACACATTGTCACGCAGTTGATTGATTTTCGAGCGGATCGCCAAACGCAGATTTTAGCTTTCGGAGGCGGTGTTATCGGCGATATCGCCGGATTGGCCGCCGCTACTTTTATGCGCGGCATTCCTTACGTACAAGTGCCTACATCGTTATTGGCTATGGTTGACAGCGCCGTCGGCGGCAAAGTCGCCGTCAATCATCCGCTGGGTAAAAACATGATCGGTGCATTTTACCAGCCCCGATCGGTTCACATCGCTACGGATTTTCTTAAAACACTTCCCGATCGTGAAATGCGTTGCGGCTTGGCTGAAATCATAAAGTACGGCATCGCGTTAGACGCTAAGTTTTTCGATTGGCTGGAAAATAATCAGGATTTGGTGCTGACACGCCAACCGGAAGCCGTTTCTTTTTGCATCCATCGCGCGTGCAGCATAAAAGCCGCCGTGGTGGCTTCCGACGAAAAAGACACCGGCCGACGAATGATTCTCAACTTCGGTCATACCTTTGCTCATGCGATCGAGCGTGTGTCCGGGTATGAACCGATCAAACACGGCGAAGCGGTTTTTTTGGGTATGGTGGCCGCATTGTGTATTTCGCTGCGATTAAAAAAATTATCCGGTGCGAATTTTGATCGTATGATGGGCGTCCTCTTACCGCACGTTGATGATATCTTCTCGCGTTCGGAAGTAAAAAAATCATGGTTGGCTCTGGATAAAAAAGACGTTCTAAACGCTTTATATCACGATAAAAAAGTTTCCCAAAACCAAATTCAGTGGATCATGAGCACCGCTGTAGGAAAAACTGAAATCGTATCCGGGATTCATAAAAAACATACCGAAGAAGCATTCGATTTTTTAAACTACATCATTCATGAAACCCTTGCATAA
- a CDS encoding GIY-YIG nuclease family protein, protein MKIFYVYILASKRNGTLYTGVTNNLIRRIYEHKNEIVPGFTSRYKVHTLVYFEQFNDIREAIIREKRIKKWRRAWKIELIEKMNPTWEDLYHDVI, encoded by the coding sequence ATGAAAATTTTCTACGTTTATATTCTCGCCAGCAAACGTAACGGCACGCTCTATACAGGGGTGACGAATAACCTAATACGACGCATTTATGAACATAAAAACGAAATTGTTCCCGGATTTACTTCACGGTATAAGGTTCATACGCTTGTGTATTTCGAACAATTTAATGACATACGCGAAGCCATTATCCGTGAAAAACGAATCAAAAAATGGCGAAGAGCATGGAAGATCGAATTAATTGAAAAAATGAACCCGACGTGGGAGGACTTATATCATGACGTTATATGA
- the murJ gene encoding murein biosynthesis integral membrane protein MurJ: MSDLHNNGKKIFRSQQAGIAALFVTIATLLSTVLGLVRDKVMAHYFGASLDTDLYNYGTRIPDALQTILIMGVTSSSFIPMFSEFLAQRGHEAANRLASSFLNITLTVFIGICLLIGIGMPVICDVWLSPDLPPDQKSTIVHISRIFLASQIAFALSKILSGILQTHKHFTAYGLALLVYNPAIILGMVLFHDTMGIDSAAYGALLGSIFVVLVTLLDLRGTGYQYNFQWFFDKEGVRRIFILAIPNFLNMALLQFVILAYSKISIHMPDGSFSAFNYALNFESFPVSVFGISFVTAIFPYLSENASQRNFQNFNYNIQNSLRQILFLTLPSGIGMAILSYPIISLILGGGRFGSEAIEMTASTLFFYALVVPLESLWYLFARAFYAIKDTWSPFWYRFIGTVINLGISYSLAQSMGPSAFSLGLLAAFLIQIVLFTFGLKRRVPEVDIRSAAVTGGKLLACALAQGAVVWMLVQWLPTLSFIQQKAQRMQDLMVVGISIFAGMIIYFTLTAVFKCADFSVLQRVLNRIMKKESA, encoded by the coding sequence GTGTCCGATCTTCACAATAACGGAAAAAAAATATTTCGCTCGCAGCAGGCCGGCATCGCGGCGCTTTTTGTAACCATAGCTACGCTCCTGAGCACGGTCCTCGGTCTTGTACGCGATAAAGTGATGGCGCATTATTTCGGCGCAAGTTTGGACACCGATTTGTATAACTACGGCACGCGTATCCCGGATGCTTTGCAGACCATATTGATTATGGGCGTTACGTCGTCGTCATTCATACCGATGTTTAGCGAATTTCTTGCCCAGAGAGGTCATGAAGCCGCCAATCGTCTGGCCAGCAGTTTTCTCAATATTACTTTGACCGTATTTATCGGCATCTGTTTACTCATCGGTATCGGTATGCCGGTGATATGCGATGTATGGCTTTCGCCGGATCTGCCTCCGGATCAAAAAAGCACCATCGTTCATATTTCCCGTATCTTTCTTGCATCGCAGATCGCTTTTGCATTAAGCAAAATCCTGAGCGGTATTTTACAAACCCACAAACATTTTACAGCGTACGGGTTGGCGCTTTTGGTTTACAATCCGGCCATCATTTTGGGTATGGTTCTTTTTCACGATACGATGGGTATTGATTCGGCGGCTTACGGTGCACTCCTCGGTTCGATATTTGTCGTTTTGGTGACGCTGCTGGATCTGCGCGGCACCGGATATCAATATAACTTTCAGTGGTTTTTCGACAAAGAAGGGGTTCGTCGTATTTTTATTTTGGCTATACCCAATTTTCTAAACATGGCGCTGCTTCAGTTTGTCATACTGGCGTATTCTAAAATTTCAATTCACATGCCGGATGGCAGTTTTAGTGCCTTTAATTACGCGCTCAATTTTGAAAGTTTTCCCGTAAGCGTTTTTGGAATTTCATTTGTTACGGCGATTTTTCCGTATTTGTCGGAAAACGCCAGTCAGCGCAATTTTCAAAATTTTAACTACAACATTCAAAATTCGCTCCGTCAGATATTATTTTTGACTTTGCCGTCGGGTATCGGCATGGCTATCCTAAGTTATCCCATCATCAGCCTGATATTGGGCGGCGGACGATTTGGTTCGGAAGCGATCGAGATGACCGCGTCCACATTATTTTTTTACGCATTAGTTGTTCCGCTGGAAAGTTTATGGTATCTTTTCGCACGTGCTTTTTATGCGATCAAAGATACGTGGAGTCCTTTTTGGTACCGGTTTATCGGTACGGTGATCAATCTCGGCATTAGTTATTCGTTAGCCCAATCCATGGGACCGTCGGCCTTTTCACTGGGGCTACTCGCGGCGTTTCTTATTCAGATTGTTCTTTTTACGTTTGGCCTCAAGCGGCGTGTTCCCGAAGTGGATATCCGAAGCGCGGCGGTTACCGGCGGCAAACTCCTCGCTTGCGCACTCGCACAGGGTGCGGTCGTCTGGATGCTCGTTCAGTGGTTACCGACGTTAAGTTTTATCCAGCAAAAAGCACAACGTATGCAAGACCTTATGGTGGTCGGTATCAGCATTTTCGCCGGTATGATCATTTATTTTACCCTGACGGCTGTTTTTAAGTGCGCTGACTTTTCCGTATTGCAAAGGGTGCTCAATCGAATTATGAAAAAAGAGAGTGCATAG
- a CDS encoding sigma-54-dependent Fis family transcriptional regulator: MMSHVLIVDDEKNIRRTVEMILQDTYTVSTAESGREAFNLLKEHTIDLVFLDLLMPEMNGIDVLKEIRTINPDTTVVMMSGHGTIENAVEAVKLGAYDFIEKPLTKEKLIITAKNALERVSLKEENRILRQEVNKRFEMVGESPGMKEIKATISKISPTNARVLILGESGTGKELVARAIHDNSPRKSKPFIKVNCAAIPEELIESELFGAVKGAFTGAVADRDGKFVLADKGSIFLDEIGDMSLKVQAKVLRALQEGEFEKVGGTKTIKVDVRVIAATNKDLKEEVKKGTFREDLYFRLNVVPILMPPLRQRKADVPFLIQHFVKLCAAEGGLPEKTFSDEALQTLSDYGWPGNIRELRNVVERTLILSLTDIVQREDLPRQILAAESTTAVATNLNYEDGKTLKDFKEEAEKQYIIQVLQKNNWNVSRAAEELDVERTNLHKKLKQYNIEMDKSAN; encoded by the coding sequence ATCATGAGCCATGTTTTGATCGTTGACGACGAAAAAAATATTCGTCGAACCGTAGAGATGATTTTACAAGATACCTACACCGTCTCGACGGCCGAAAGCGGGCGGGAGGCTTTTAATCTTCTAAAAGAACATACGATTGACCTCGTTTTTTTAGATCTATTAATGCCGGAGATGAATGGGATTGACGTGCTCAAAGAAATACGTACGATCAATCCGGATACGACGGTTGTCATGATGTCGGGTCACGGCACCATCGAAAACGCCGTGGAAGCCGTCAAACTCGGCGCATACGATTTTATCGAAAAACCGCTGACCAAAGAAAAACTCATCATCACAGCCAAAAATGCGCTCGAGCGCGTTTCGCTCAAAGAAGAAAACCGAATTCTGCGGCAGGAAGTAAATAAACGTTTTGAAATGGTCGGCGAAAGCCCGGGCATGAAAGAAATCAAAGCCACGATTTCCAAAATTTCCCCGACCAATGCCCGCGTATTGATTTTAGGCGAAAGCGGCACCGGTAAAGAATTGGTCGCCCGCGCCATCCATGATAACAGTCCGCGCAAATCCAAACCGTTTATCAAAGTCAACTGCGCTGCGATCCCCGAAGAACTTATTGAAAGTGAATTATTTGGCGCGGTCAAAGGCGCTTTCACCGGCGCCGTAGCCGATCGCGACGGCAAGTTTGTTTTGGCTGACAAGGGTTCTATTTTTTTGGATGAAATCGGCGACATGAGCCTCAAAGTGCAGGCCAAAGTGCTTCGTGCACTGCAGGAGGGCGAATTTGAAAAAGTCGGCGGCACCAAAACGATCAAAGTAGATGTACGCGTTATCGCGGCAACCAATAAGGACCTGAAAGAAGAAGTCAAAAAAGGAACGTTCCGCGAAGATCTTTATTTTCGTTTGAATGTCGTACCGATTTTGATGCCGCCTTTACGCCAAAGAAAAGCCGACGTCCCGTTTCTGATCCAACATTTTGTCAAACTTTGCGCCGCCGAAGGCGGACTTCCGGAAAAAACATTTTCGGATGAAGCGCTGCAAACATTATCGGATTACGGATGGCCGGGTAATATACGCGAACTGCGTAATGTCGTCGAACGCACACTGATCCTCAGCCTGACCGATATCGTGCAGCGGGAAGACCTCCCGCGTCAGATATTGGCCGCCGAAAGTACGACGGCCGTGGCGACCAACCTAAACTATGAAGACGGTAAAACGCTCAAAGACTTCAAAGAAGAAGCGGAAAAACAATACATCATACAAGTGTTGCAAAAAAATAACTGGAATGTATCGCGGGCGGCGGAGGAATTGGATGTAGAACGAACGAATCTACACAAAAAGCTGAAGCAGTATAATATCGAAATGGATAAATCGGCGAATTGA
- a CDS encoding LON peptidase substrate-binding domain-containing protein, with translation MKPLHKIPLFPLGVVLFPGMPLPLHIFEERYKAMIAECLEQQSVFGVVYYTGENFYKIGCTARIRDVLKRFDDGRMNIVTEGCDRFSIHRVTNDKPYLQGEVEYIDDISDNIVEETELSRAAAQTFKDAVKLINKEDVPDLNLLDAKRISYIIASSAGFSLNERQAFLEMNSTAERLRKATSALRRLMERHKMTSDIESIISGNGYLHNSKL, from the coding sequence ATGAAACCCTTGCATAAAATACCGCTGTTTCCGCTCGGCGTCGTTCTTTTTCCGGGTATGCCGTTGCCGCTACACATTTTTGAAGAGCGTTACAAAGCGATGATCGCCGAATGTTTGGAACAGCAATCGGTTTTCGGTGTGGTGTACTACACCGGAGAAAATTTTTATAAGATCGGTTGCACCGCCCGTATCCGCGACGTACTCAAACGTTTTGACGACGGACGCATGAATATCGTCACCGAAGGGTGCGACCGGTTTTCGATCCATCGCGTGACCAACGATAAACCTTACCTGCAAGGCGAAGTGGAGTACATTGACGACATCTCGGATAATATCGTCGAAGAAACCGAATTGTCACGGGCGGCGGCGCAAACATTTAAAGACGCTGTAAAATTGATCAATAAAGAAGATGTACCCGACCTCAATCTGCTGGATGCCAAACGTATCTCTTATATCATCGCCTCCAGCGCAGGATTTAGTTTAAACGAGCGCCAGGCTTTTTTGGAAATGAATTCTACCGCCGAGCGCCTTCGCAAAGCCACGTCCGCCTTGCGCCGGTTGATGGAGCGTCACAAAATGACCAGCGACATCGAAAGCATCATTTCCGGCAACGGTTATTTGCATAATTCTAAATTATAA
- a CDS encoding SpoIID/LytB domain-containing protein: MKKMFLLITGSMLLWAGCTSAPRMRSIPEDAVIPEVKVLIARSSQSVNISSKEAFAVKTDDNQDVGFISAGQNVELRFNENRVEIYDATGKSLGAYGNLIFTTKSSSQRYIINNKQYRGSLWVTTQEGKILVINRLDMESYLMGVVRNEIGNLGMDQIEASKAQAVAARTYAIKNKGKYKIFDFQSDINDQVYDGAGTETEVSNQAVIETLGEVAEYDSKPIDAVFYSTAGGVTTRSHWVWRSSDPKPYLNSISTKIGDKALDEASPHYRWEVKWTGEEIEKIIKTNLPTVLAVVYPNEDFSKLATQRLYNLAVVSRDSSQRVQEFKIGFTKDSYTVTGEQARRIMRGEKYMLYSSLFRLDVMRHADGTIQTVNCKGAGFGHGVGMCQYSAREMAKTGYSYKQILKFFYRGTDIRKMY, from the coding sequence ATGAAAAAAATGTTTTTATTGATTACCGGGAGCATGCTCCTCTGGGCGGGCTGTACCTCCGCACCCCGTATGCGTTCGATACCGGAAGACGCTGTAATACCTGAAGTTAAAGTACTTATTGCCCGCTCCTCCCAATCCGTGAATATCTCTTCCAAAGAAGCTTTTGCCGTCAAAACGGATGACAATCAGGATGTCGGATTTATTTCAGCTGGTCAGAATGTGGAACTGCGTTTCAACGAAAACCGCGTGGAAATCTATGATGCGACCGGCAAATCGTTGGGTGCGTACGGTAATCTGATTTTTACGACCAAGTCGTCCTCGCAGCGCTACATCATCAATAACAAACAATACCGCGGCAGTTTATGGGTAACGACGCAAGAGGGTAAAATATTGGTCATCAACCGCCTCGATATGGAATCGTACCTGATGGGTGTCGTGCGCAATGAAATCGGAAATCTCGGAATGGATCAAATCGAAGCTTCCAAGGCGCAAGCCGTCGCGGCCAGAACCTATGCGATCAAAAATAAAGGCAAATACAAAATTTTTGATTTCCAGAGCGACATCAATGATCAGGTATATGACGGCGCAGGTACGGAAACCGAGGTAAGCAATCAGGCGGTGATCGAAACTCTCGGCGAAGTAGCGGAATATGACAGCAAGCCGATAGACGCCGTATTTTATTCGACAGCCGGAGGCGTCACTACGCGTTCGCACTGGGTATGGAGAAGCTCCGATCCGAAACCATATCTCAACAGCATCAGCACCAAAATCGGAGATAAAGCGCTGGACGAAGCTTCGCCGCATTATCGGTGGGAAGTGAAGTGGACCGGTGAAGAGATCGAAAAAATCATCAAAACCAATCTGCCCACGGTTTTAGCGGTCGTCTATCCCAATGAAGATTTTAGCAAATTAGCCACACAACGGCTTTACAATCTTGCCGTCGTTTCGCGCGACTCGTCACAGCGCGTGCAGGAATTCAAAATCGGCTTCACCAAAGACAGCTATACCGTCACGGGCGAGCAGGCACGTCGCATCATGCGCGGTGAAAAATACATGTTATACAGTTCGCTTTTCAGACTCGATGTGATGCGCCATGCCGACGGCACCATCCAGACGGTCAACTGCAAAGGCGCCGGATTTGGTCACGGTGTCGGTATGTGCCAATACAGTGCACGCGAAATGGCCAAAACCGGTTATTCGTACAAACAGATTCTCAAATTCTTTTATCGCGGCACCGATATTCGCAAGATGTATTGA
- the htpG gene encoding molecular chaperone HtpG has product MSSQTLEFKTEVKELLHLMIHSLYSHKEIFLRELISNASDAIDKVRYLSLTDSQISGGDADWKIKLKIDKEAGTLTISDNGIGMTEEEIIRSLGTIAHSGTRDFIQRLTEKQVKDNPELIGQFGVGFYSSFMVADRVVVISRKAGEPQDKAIRWESKADGVFTVESFEKATRGTDVILFMNEEGKKYLEEWEIRSVVRKYSDYIEHPICMDVEKDKKIEEETLNSRKAIWLKDKSEITTEEYNDFYKHVSHDFGEPLKTIHFRAEGTSEFSALLFIPKKAPFDLFYKEFKIGPMLYVKRVQIMDHCEQAIPTYLRFVKGVVESSDLPLNVSREILQANKQMEVIKKNIAKKILDALSDMKTHEFEKYVEFYNEFNRALKEGLYSDHQRKESLRDLMLFESTRTEKGKYTSLKTYVDGMKSDQEFIYYMTGASREELERSPYLEAVKDKDYEVLFLTDEIDEFIVSELEYGGKKLKSLTKGDIELDKDKKESKKEAEKKYGKLIDLLKDQLKEEIKDVRVSARLKDSACCLVADEDGMDQNMERIMKALGQNVPSGKRTLEINPDHPLIGKMQMMFDTDKDQPLLKDYTAMLYDQALVLEGSKPKDPVLFAKRIAEIMVKA; this is encoded by the coding sequence GATGATTCACTCCTTGTACTCGCACAAGGAAATATTTCTCCGTGAACTTATTTCAAATGCTTCCGATGCGATTGATAAAGTGCGCTACCTTTCCCTCACCGACAGCCAAATATCAGGTGGTGATGCCGATTGGAAAATCAAACTCAAAATTGACAAAGAAGCCGGCACACTGACCATTTCCGATAACGGTATCGGTATGACCGAAGAAGAAATAATCCGGTCTCTCGGCACGATCGCACATTCCGGCACGCGCGACTTCATCCAACGCCTTACGGAAAAACAGGTCAAAGATAACCCTGAATTGATCGGCCAATTTGGTGTCGGTTTTTATTCTTCATTTATGGTCGCTGATCGTGTGGTCGTCATTTCACGCAAAGCCGGAGAACCGCAGGATAAAGCTATTCGATGGGAATCCAAAGCGGATGGTGTGTTTACGGTGGAATCGTTTGAAAAAGCAACCCGCGGCACGGACGTGATTCTTTTTATGAACGAAGAGGGCAAAAAGTACCTGGAAGAGTGGGAAATACGCAGTGTCGTTCGTAAATATTCCGACTACATCGAACATCCGATTTGTATGGATGTCGAAAAAGATAAAAAAATTGAAGAAGAAACGCTCAATTCGCGTAAAGCCATTTGGCTCAAAGATAAAAGCGAAATCACCACGGAAGAATACAACGATTTTTACAAACACGTCTCGCATGATTTCGGTGAACCGCTGAAAACCATCCATTTTCGCGCCGAGGGTACATCGGAATTTTCAGCGCTGCTTTTTATTCCCAAAAAAGCGCCGTTTGATCTGTTTTATAAAGAATTCAAAATCGGTCCGATGCTGTATGTCAAACGCGTTCAGATCATGGATCATTGCGAACAGGCCATTCCTACGTATCTTCGTTTTGTCAAAGGCGTTGTCGAGTCATCGGATCTGCCGCTCAATGTCTCGCGTGAAATTCTGCAAGCCAACAAACAAATGGAAGTCATCAAGAAAAACATTGCCAAAAAAATTCTCGATGCCCTTTCCGATATGAAAACGCACGAGTTTGAAAAGTATGTGGAGTTTTACAACGAATTTAATCGTGCTCTCAAAGAGGGACTGTATTCCGATCATCAGCGCAAAGAATCCTTACGCGATCTCATGCTGTTCGAATCCACACGCACCGAAAAGGGTAAATATACCTCGCTCAAAACTTACGTGGATGGAATGAAATCCGATCAGGAATTTATCTACTACATGACCGGCGCTTCGCGTGAAGAGCTCGAACGCTCACCGTATTTGGAAGCGGTCAAAGATAAGGATTACGAAGTGCTCTTTTTGACCGATGAGATTGACGAATTTATCGTATCCGAACTCGAATACGGCGGTAAAAAACTCAAATCTTTGACCAAAGGCGACATCGAACTCGACAAGGATAAAAAAGAATCCAAAAAAGAAGCCGAAAAGAAATACGGTAAACTGATTGACCTGCTCAAAGATCAGTTGAAGGAAGAGATCAAAGATGTACGGGTTTCGGCACGACTCAAAGATTCAGCTTGCTGCCTTGTTGCCGACGAAGACGGCATGGACCAAAACATGGAACGAATCATGAAAGCCCTGGGTCAAAATGTTCCGTCCGGCAAACGTACGCTCGAAATCAATCCGGACCATCCTCTGATCGGGAAAATGCAGATGATGTTTGATACCGATAAAGATCAACCGTTGCTCAAAGACTATACGGCGATGTTGTATGATCAGGCGCTCGTACTGGAAGGCAGTAAACCCAAAGATCCGGTGCTTTTTGCCAAGCGTATCGCTGAAATAATGGTAAAAGCATAA